The following coding sequences are from one Methanococcoides orientis window:
- a CDS encoding metal-binding protein, whose amino-acid sequence MPDAKTHDTINIAVMLVILASLSYLTMWKENEMAIRYLDIYMITIFSISYLFATFFLSPDLDIESKPYKRWKIFKFLWWPYKVIFKHRGFSHNPIIGPLSIIINLALIVALLFLIIGVDLHKVPLRYIIVATAGMCLSMEVHIISDSLISKAKSYF is encoded by the coding sequence ATGCCAGACGCAAAAACACATGATACGATAAATATTGCAGTGATGTTAGTTATACTGGCAAGCCTTTCCTATCTTACGATGTGGAAGGAAAATGAGATGGCTATCAGGTATCTGGACATTTACATGATAACGATCTTTTCCATATCCTATCTGTTCGCAACATTCTTCCTTAGCCCGGATCTCGATATTGAAAGTAAGCCATATAAAAGATGGAAGATCTTCAAGTTCCTCTGGTGGCCCTACAAGGTTATATTCAAACACAGAGGATTCTCGCATAATCCTATCATCGGACCCCTGTCCATTATAATCAATCTTGCATTGATAGTAGCCTTATTGTTTCTGATTATAGGTGTTGATCTGCACAAAGTACCTTTGAGGTATATTATAGTAGCCACAGCAGGGATGTGTCTGTCAATGGAAGTCCATATAATATCAGACTCCCTGATATCAAAAGCAAAAAGTTATTTTTGA
- a CDS encoding zinc ribbon domain-containing protein, whose protein sequence is MKSCSNCGAEIDEKAVICPKCGVPTGTQYPASQSPKDPGLAAVLSLLLSGLGQVYNGELKKGIGILVGVVVGWVTFLIPGIIICVYGVYDAYTTSKKMNSAEIAFKKANFSDYILFILVFLILIGLFAAILLWMELL, encoded by the coding sequence ATGAAGTCTTGTTCAAACTGTGGGGCAGAGATCGATGAAAAAGCTGTAATATGTCCAAAATGTGGAGTTCCTACTGGCACACAATATCCAGCTTCACAATCTCCAAAGGATCCTGGACTAGCAGCTGTCTTATCCCTTTTATTAAGTGGATTAGGACAAGTTTACAACGGTGAACTTAAAAAAGGAATTGGGATATTAGTAGGTGTCGTTGTTGGATGGGTTACTTTCCTTATTCCAGGAATAATAATATGTGTATATGGGGTTTATGATGCTTACACCACCTCAAAGAAAATGAATTCAGCTGAGATAGCCTTCAAAAAGGCAAATTTTTCAGACTATATTCTTTTTATTTTGGTTTTCTTGATCCTGATCGGATTATTTGCTGCTATTTTACTTTGGATGGAGTTATTGTAA
- a CDS encoding phenylacetate--CoA ligase family protein, protein MCNVCEDTETKQNMSCNGYEDAGSSEEDQLLKLKDLLKRVVSGSPFYQKKFEEAGLDIDSIRTIEDIAKLPFTTKEELRDAYPLGLQAVPDEKIIRIHSSSGTTGSPVIIPYTQKDVDVWAEMMMRCYQMAGLTETDRIQITPGYGLWTAGIGFQAGAERLGAMAVPTGPGNTEKQLQMLLDLKSTALASTSSYALLLAEEINKRGLRDNINLKVGIIGSERWSPKMRSRIENELGIESFDIFGLTEIYGPGIALDCFMHDGLHYWSDHLLFEIIDPVTEEKLPDGTLGELVITTLTKEGAPLIRYRTRDLTRIIPEVCKCGCPFPRIDRLLGRTDDRIKIKAVNVYPGQIEDVIQRVEGVSSEYQIILERYQGRDSMLFRVETADADDPEMKSRTAKALNKAFKDFIGISVDVECVGLGELPRSEKKSKRVIDNRDM, encoded by the coding sequence ATGTGCAATGTTTGTGAAGATACTGAAACAAAGCAGAACATGTCCTGCAATGGGTATGAAGACGCCGGATCTTCCGAAGAAGATCAATTGCTAAAGCTCAAGGATCTTCTCAAAAGGGTTGTATCGGGAAGTCCTTTCTATCAAAAGAAGTTCGAAGAAGCTGGACTTGACATCGATTCAATAAGGACGATAGAAGATATCGCAAAGCTTCCATTCACCACCAAAGAGGAATTACGGGATGCTTACCCCCTGGGCCTCCAGGCGGTCCCGGATGAAAAGATAATCAGGATACATTCATCATCAGGCACCACCGGCAGTCCTGTCATCATCCCATATACGCAGAAAGATGTTGATGTCTGGGCAGAAATGATGATGCGCTGCTACCAGATGGCAGGCCTTACTGAAACTGACAGGATACAGATAACACCCGGATACGGTCTCTGGACCGCAGGGATCGGTTTCCAGGCAGGTGCGGAACGTCTCGGAGCAATGGCAGTCCCCACGGGCCCGGGAAACACGGAAAAACAATTGCAGATGCTCCTCGACCTCAAATCCACAGCACTTGCAAGCACCTCATCCTACGCCCTCCTCCTTGCAGAGGAGATCAACAAGCGGGGCCTGAGGGACAATATCAACCTGAAGGTCGGAATCATCGGTTCCGAACGCTGGAGCCCAAAGATGAGGTCCCGCATAGAGAATGAGCTCGGAATCGAGAGCTTTGACATCTTCGGCCTCACCGAGATCTACGGACCCGGCATTGCCCTCGATTGTTTCATGCATGACGGGCTTCACTACTGGTCCGACCACCTTCTCTTTGAGATCATCGACCCGGTAACTGAAGAAAAGCTGCCCGATGGCACCCTCGGGGAACTAGTCATAACAACCCTTACAAAGGAAGGAGCACCCCTGATACGCTACAGGACAAGGGACCTTACACGCATCATTCCTGAAGTCTGCAAGTGTGGTTGCCCATTCCCTCGCATAGACCGCCTGCTGGGACGTACCGATGACAGGATAAAGATCAAAGCTGTAAACGTCTATCCAGGTCAGATCGAGGATGTCATACAGAGGGTCGAAGGCGTCAGCAGCGAATACCAGATCATTCTTGAAAGATATCAAGGCAGAGATTCAATGCTCTTCAGGGTCGAGACCGCTGATGCAGATGATCCCGAAATGAAATCAAGGACTGCAAAAGCACTGAATAAAGCCTTCAAGGACTTCATTGGTATCAGTGTAGATGTGGAATGCGTCGGATTAGGAGAACTTCCTCGCAGTGAGAAGAAGAGCAAGAGAGTCATTGATAACAGGGATATGTGA
- a CDS encoding indolepyruvate oxidoreductase subunit beta produces MKFDILIAGVGGQGVVLASRLLATAAIDAGYHVATAETIGMAQREGSVTSHVRIGDEVCGSLIPAGNADLIIGLEPAEAARNIHFLKKDGSIVVNEHAVIPSASANNAEYIPEQVIEFLKKNCQETINVDFTQLAKEAGTYRAANVAMLAAAAGADLLPFNPDELWSVLEKMVPEKYRELNRKAFDMSLEKVACIKDPEQQEQVQVMDI; encoded by the coding sequence ATGAAATTCGATATTCTTATTGCAGGTGTGGGAGGACAGGGCGTTGTACTTGCATCCCGCCTGCTGGCAACGGCTGCCATAGATGCCGGTTACCACGTAGCAACCGCCGAGACGATCGGTATGGCCCAGAGAGAAGGATCGGTCACCAGCCACGTCAGGATCGGGGACGAGGTTTGTGGTTCACTCATCCCTGCCGGGAATGCTGACCTCATTATAGGTCTGGAGCCTGCTGAAGCTGCAAGGAACATCCACTTTTTGAAAAAGGACGGCAGCATTGTTGTAAATGAACATGCTGTGATCCCTTCGGCTTCAGCTAACAATGCTGAATACATTCCAGAACAGGTAATCGAATTCCTGAAAAAGAACTGTCAGGAAACCATAAACGTGGATTTCACGCAGCTTGCAAAAGAAGCAGGGACCTACAGGGCAGCGAACGTTGCCATGCTGGCCGCTGCTGCAGGTGCAGACCTGCTTCCTTTCAATCCAGACGAATTGTGGAGCGTGCTTGAGAAGATGGTACCGGAGAAGTACAGGGAACTGAACAGAAAGGCATTCGACATGTCCCTCGAAAAGGTTGCATGCATAAAGGATCCTGAGCAACAGGAGCAAGTGCAGGTAATGGATATCTGA
- the iorA gene encoding indolepyruvate ferredoxin oxidoreductase subunit alpha, with product MTAKRILMGNEAIAFGAMKAGLQVASGYPGTPSTEVMETIASHASKYGIYAEWATNEKVALETAVGAAYSGANTLVTMKQVGLNVASDPLMSLSYIGVKGSLVILVSDDPGPHSSQTEQDTRAFGHFSNIPVLDPSTPQEAYDMAKLAFKLSHEMEIPVILRTTTRVSHGCADVVTEDIEQAGRDIEGYVKEPRWTIFPKLTAQRHPWLEDLQIRISDRFSDLFSENTFNSISKGNSKIGIASSGVSSLYTNEATNKQSGTFSHFKLATVHPFPEKAALEFLNDITDLIVIEELDPYLEEQFLQLIGRYHLDVNVYGKKNGHFPVSGEYDVDVVIEGVNSSLQAMNAEIPLLTHSTPVVARENIPALPVRPPTFCAGCMHRTVFYAFKKAAAKLKKENGKGTVFSGDIGCYTLGNAQPLNMVDTCLCMGAGISMAAGLSHTQQYQDGNYAKQVAFIGDSTFFHSGIAAMISAVYNNADITLAVLDNRTTAMTGHQPHPGIGLTAMGNPTKAIDIAEVLRSCGVDLVETIEADDLGECIETAKMAIEYEGPSAVVFKGKCVGITKATGQYVIDEEKCTGCNFCVSQLGCPAIFSMSSGVPQIQDNCTGCSLCAQVCPSDAITLREVLQ from the coding sequence TTGACCGCTAAACGTATATTAATGGGAAACGAAGCGATCGCCTTTGGGGCGATGAAGGCCGGTCTTCAGGTAGCGAGTGGCTATCCGGGGACACCTTCTACCGAAGTTATGGAGACCATCGCCTCTCATGCGAGCAAATATGGCATATATGCCGAATGGGCAACCAATGAGAAGGTAGCCCTTGAAACAGCGGTCGGAGCCGCCTATTCAGGTGCCAATACCCTGGTCACCATGAAGCAGGTCGGACTCAACGTAGCCTCTGATCCCCTCATGAGCCTCTCCTACATAGGAGTAAAAGGCTCCCTTGTGATCCTTGTCTCCGACGACCCCGGACCACACTCATCCCAGACCGAACAGGACACAAGAGCCTTTGGTCACTTCTCGAATATTCCGGTCCTTGACCCGTCCACACCCCAGGAAGCCTATGATATGGCTAAACTGGCCTTCAAACTGTCACATGAGATGGAGATCCCTGTGATACTCAGGACCACCACCCGTGTCTCCCATGGCTGTGCTGACGTGGTGACCGAAGATATCGAGCAGGCAGGTCGTGACATCGAAGGCTATGTAAAGGAACCACGCTGGACCATATTCCCAAAACTGACAGCACAAAGACACCCCTGGCTTGAAGATCTTCAGATCAGGATATCTGACCGTTTCTCAGATCTTTTCAGTGAAAATACATTCAACTCAATATCAAAAGGGAACAGCAAAATAGGCATTGCATCCTCTGGTGTTTCCTCCCTGTACACTAACGAGGCCACTAATAAGCAATCAGGAACCTTCTCGCATTTCAAACTCGCAACCGTCCACCCCTTCCCTGAAAAAGCAGCTCTTGAGTTCCTCAACGACATCACGGACCTTATAGTCATCGAAGAGCTTGACCCATACCTCGAGGAGCAGTTCCTGCAACTGATAGGCAGATATCATCTCGATGTGAACGTATATGGAAAGAAGAACGGCCACTTCCCTGTAAGCGGAGAATATGATGTGGATGTCGTGATCGAAGGAGTGAATAGCTCACTTCAGGCCATGAATGCAGAAATTCCCCTCCTAACACATTCAACACCTGTGGTCGCCAGGGAGAACATACCTGCACTTCCTGTAAGGCCACCCACGTTCTGTGCAGGATGCATGCACCGAACTGTCTTCTATGCTTTCAAGAAAGCAGCAGCGAAGCTGAAGAAAGAGAACGGAAAAGGAACCGTATTCTCAGGTGACATCGGTTGCTACACCCTCGGAAACGCCCAGCCGCTCAACATGGTGGACACCTGCCTCTGCATGGGAGCAGGCATCAGTATGGCAGCAGGCCTTTCCCACACACAACAATACCAGGATGGAAACTATGCTAAACAGGTGGCCTTCATCGGGGACTCCACTTTCTTCCATTCCGGAATCGCTGCAATGATCAGCGCAGTTTACAACAATGCTGATATCACGCTGGCTGTCCTTGACAACCGAACCACTGCTATGACAGGACATCAGCCACATCCGGGAATCGGCCTGACAGCAATGGGTAATCCTACAAAGGCCATTGATATTGCCGAAGTGCTACGAAGCTGTGGAGTGGACCTTGTTGAGACCATCGAAGCAGATGACCTTGGCGAATGCATAGAGACAGCTAAAATGGCCATAGAGTACGAAGGTCCCTCTGCTGTGGTATTCAAAGGAAAATGCGTGGGTATCACAAAAGCAACAGGACAATACGTGATCGATGAAGAGAAATGTACAGGTTGCAACTTCTGTGTCTCACAGCTTGGCTGTCCTGCCATCTTCTCGATGTCATCAGGAGTACCGCAAATACAGGACAACTGCACCGGTTGCAGTCTCTGTGCACAGGTCTGTCCGTCGGATGCTATTACCCTCAGGGAGGTACTACAATGA
- a CDS encoding sodium:solute symporter family protein, which yields MINQVLLVLYIVGILLLSLKLRQGTFSGFVVSDRNVMHPAVIGIAYMAAYFSAASFLGGGGYGLIAGLPWVIWGVFFHVAFACLAFIIAPKIWMFSQKYDAKTIPQLLERRYDSQRGKILLAGIMLLMYTVYLVAIFKGCANLFQGLLGVTYVQALLIAVAIVALYYVIGGLPAIIWISFLQGLIMLVGAVLLYTGLISSGGGMAIWDMVPADILSMTGAAVPWQKTFGMAFAISLGLLALPDLLIMLFSAKDKRVVRFAGIYGPISITIYALCIFSLGVMVHGVFSPEQLAPFMTNPDGLIPFLATSLLPRGFDSIVLLAAISAAMSTMSAIVLVTTTALTSDILRYLRPATPDDKVLRMTRIVGVIIIIVSAFFAMDVPQMIVPLVSVSMGVIACCVFIPLIFGLYWDRGTSTGFVASLVASFGSVVLWQFLGNPLIHPVFIGLICGTVAYLGGSLASPRPTPMVEMK from the coding sequence ATGATTAATCAGGTTCTTCTGGTACTATATATAGTTGGGATACTTTTGCTTTCCCTGAAGCTCAGGCAGGGAACTTTTTCAGGATTTGTGGTCTCGGACAGGAATGTGATGCATCCTGCGGTAATAGGCATTGCCTATATGGCTGCTTACTTTAGCGCTGCCTCTTTCCTCGGGGGTGGAGGCTACGGGCTCATTGCCGGACTTCCATGGGTCATCTGGGGAGTATTCTTCCACGTAGCTTTTGCCTGCCTGGCATTCATCATTGCACCGAAGATATGGATGTTCTCCCAGAAGTACGATGCCAAGACCATACCTCAGCTACTGGAACGCAGGTACGATTCACAGAGAGGCAAGATATTGCTTGCAGGGATCATGCTGTTGATGTATACAGTATACCTGGTTGCCATTTTCAAGGGATGTGCCAACCTTTTCCAGGGACTGCTGGGAGTAACATATGTCCAGGCTCTCCTCATAGCTGTTGCCATTGTGGCACTCTACTACGTGATAGGAGGACTGCCGGCCATCATCTGGATAAGTTTCTTGCAAGGTTTGATCATGCTTGTGGGCGCAGTGCTTCTTTACACAGGTCTTATTTCAAGTGGAGGAGGCATGGCAATATGGGATATGGTCCCGGCCGACATACTGAGTATGACAGGTGCAGCAGTACCATGGCAAAAGACTTTTGGAATGGCGTTTGCTATCAGTCTCGGACTTCTGGCATTGCCCGATCTGCTGATCATGCTGTTCTCTGCAAAGGATAAGAGAGTAGTACGTTTTGCAGGTATCTATGGTCCAATATCCATTACCATTTATGCACTATGCATTTTCTCCCTGGGCGTCATGGTTCACGGGGTATTCAGCCCGGAGCAACTGGCTCCTTTCATGACAAACCCGGATGGTCTGATACCGTTCCTGGCAACATCACTGCTTCCCCGTGGATTTGATAGTATCGTCCTGCTGGCCGCCATCTCCGCTGCTATGTCAACCATGAGTGCCATTGTGCTGGTCACAACAACAGCCCTTACTTCAGATATCCTCAGGTATCTGCGTCCGGCCACTCCCGATGATAAGGTGCTTCGCATGACAAGAATAGTGGGGGTAATCATCATCATAGTTTCGGCATTCTTCGCAATGGATGTGCCACAGATGATAGTACCTCTGGTGTCTGTAAGCATGGGCGTGATCGCTTGCTGTGTCTTCATACCACTTATTTTTGGACTTTACTGGGACCGTGGCACTTCAACCGGATTTGTTGCCAGCCTTGTGGCAAGCTTCGGTTCTGTGGTGCTTTGGCAGTTCCTTGGCAATCCCCTCATCCATCCTGTGTTCATTGGTTTGATATGTGGTACCGTGGCATACCTGGGAGGAAGCCTGGCAAGTCCCCGTCCGACCCCTATGGTGGAAATGAAATAA